The Stigmatella aurantiaca DW4/3-1 genome contains the following window.
ACTCGGCGATGCTCATGGGCCTGGCCTGGTACTACCGGGACACGTGGGTGCTCTTGCCCGTGCTGATGGCGCTCTTGGGCACCTCGCTGGTGCCCTACGTGCGCGCCCGGGGCGAGGGGCTGGGCATCAACATCCGCGGCGGGGCCATGCAGCGCCTGGAGCGGGTGCTCTTCCTGGGCGCGGGCGTGGCGCTCTCGCCCATCTTCGAGGCCATCTGGTTCCCGGAGCAGAAGCACCCCATCCACTGGCTGGCGGTGATTGGCATGGTGTTCGTGGCGGTGATGAGCAACGTGACGGCGCTCTCGCGCTTCCGCGCGCTCGTCAACGCCCTGGCGCCGCCGCCGGCCTCCGCGCGCCCGCGCTCGGGGCTGGCCCTGTTCGGCTTCAACGCCGCGGCGGGCGCCATCGCCACGGCGGTGGACTTCGGGGCGGTGCTGGGCATGGTGGAGGGGCTGAAGTTCTCCCCGGTGGCGGCCACGGCGCTGGGCTGCGTGCTGGGCGGGGTGGTGAACTACACCCTCAACCGCCTCATCACCTTCCGGAGCCGGGGCGCGGTGGCGCCGCAGATGGCCCGTTACACGCTGGTGAGTGCCACCAGCGCGCTTCTGAATGCAGGGGGCGTGGCGTTGCTCACGCTGCACCCACAATTGGCGTATACCCTGGGATGGTGGCTGGCACGCGGGGCGGTGTATTTCGCGTGGAATCTCCCCCTTCAGCGGGACTACGTCTTCAATGACCCGCCGGAGGCGCTCATGGAGCGCCCTCATGCGGCATGAGAGACTGTTTCGACTGACCTGGCTGGCCCTGCTGGCCCTGCCCCTGCTGGCCTGGGCGGGCCCGGTGCTGGAGCCCTCCTTCTCCTCGAGCGACAACTACGGGGAGACCTACAGCTTCACGGTGGACCTGGAGGACGGCACCTTCCTCTCGGCGCAGTTCTCCGTGACGAACGTCGGCCCCGGCAGCCGCCACGGCATTTGCCGGGCCACGGTGGTCCGCCCGGGCCGCAAGACGTGGGCGCCCTCGACGCGCGTGGGCGGCGGCGACTGGGGCTACGACAAGGCCACCAACACGCTCAAGGTGGGCGCGTGCACGCTGCACACGGGCAACGGCACGCACGTCACCCTGCCGCTGGATGGAGGGCTCATCCGCATCGTCTTCGAGGAGCCCCTGACGCCCAAGACGCCCCCGAACGCCGAGGTGGAGCTGGGCAACACGCGCTACATCCACCAGGTGCTGGTGCCCTTCAGCGCGGTGAAGGTGACGCTGCAACTGCCGGGGGCCACGGCGCCCCTGATGCTGACGGGCGGCGGCTACAGCGACCACTCGCACTCCACGGTGGTGCCGGCGAAGCTGGCCCGGAGCTGGGTGCGCTTCCGCTCACTGCGCGGCCCGGAGAACCTGCTGCTCCTGGGACGCGAGGGGCACGATGGCGAGTACGGCCCCGTCTACCTGTGGTCCGTGGGCGGGGAGCCCCGGAACCTGGAGAGCTTCGAGCTGCGCCGGCTGGACGATGGCAAGACCAAGGCCGCGCAGTGGGAGGCGGAGGTGAGCGGCGAGGGCGGGCCGTGGATGCTGCGCTCCACCTCGCTGCTGCTGCGCAGCGCCCCGGTGCAGGACCTGGGGGTGCTGGGCAGCCTGGTGAAGTCGGTGGTGGGCTCGCCGGTGACGTACGTCATGCGGGCCGTGCTGGAGCGCCCGGGCCACCCCGCCGTGGAAGGGCTGATGGAAGTGACGTTGGATGAAGGCTGAGCGGACCGGGGGACTGCGCCCGTGAGCGTGTCGCTGTTGAGGGAGGTGCACCACGTGCCGGGCGTGCGCGGCTGGGTGCGCAAGCAGGTGCTTCGCTCGGTGGCGCGCGTGGTGGAGTGGACCACGAAGCTGCCCGGGCAGGGGTTGAACATCTCCCAGGTGGAAGACTGGCTGTGGGTGGGCGGCTCGGTGGCGCGCGCGCAGTACCGGGCGCTGGCGGACCGGGGCATCACCGCGGTCATCGACCTGCGCGCCGAGCGCTGCGATGACGAGGTGGCCCTGGCGCAGCTGGGCATCGAGCTTCTGCGCCTGCCGGTGGTGGACCGCTATCCCCCCTCGGTGGCGCAGCTCTGGCAGGGCGTGGAGTGGGCCCTGCCCCGGGTGTTGAAAGGAGGGCGCCTCTACGTCCACTGCGAGCACGGCGTGGGGCGAGGCCCCTTGATGGGGCTGGCGGTGATGGTGGCGCGCGGCTGGGAGGCGCACGAGGCGTACCGGAAGCTGCGCAAGGCCCGCTGGCAGGCGACGCTGAACGACCGGCAGTTGGAGGGGCTCGCGGACTTCACCGCGGCGTGGACCTCTCCGCCGGAGCGCGCGAAGGCCCGCGTGAGCTAGACTGCTCCTCCCGCGGAAGGAGAAGCATGAACACCCCGACTGCCGTGTCGCAGGGACGGCCCACGCTCCTGGGCTTCTCGACGCCCCGGAGCTTCAACCCCGTCTCCTGGGTGGTTCGCCGCTTCACCGGGAGCGAGTGCAGCCACTGCTTCTTCCTGTACTGGGATGACGACTTCCAGTGCGACATGGTGCTGGAGTCGCACGAGCTGGGCTTCCGGCTCATCACCTGGCAGCGCTTCGTGGCGAAGAACCGCATCGTCGCGCTCATCGAGCCCCTGCACGAGTTGGAGCGGGGCTTCATCAAACTCGGCGACTGGGTGGGCAGCGCCTACGACTTCCAGGGACTGTTTGGCCAATCCCTCGTGCAGGTGGGGCGCTGGATGAAGCGCAAGTGGCTCAATCCCTCCCAGTCCTCGAAGGCCATGTTCTGCAGCGAGTCCATCGTCCGGTGCATGCAGTGGGCCGAGCACCCGGAGGCCGCCACGTTCTCCCCCAAGGAGACGACGCCGCAGGACCTGCTCACCTTCTACCGGGAAGCCACCCGGGGCAAGGCCCTGGACATCCAGCCCTGGGCCTGACGGGCCCTCCGGGACACGTCAACCCGCCGCCCCGGGAGGCTCCTCCACGGCCAGGTTCTGGCGCAGCGGCAGCTCGACGATGAACTCCGTGAAGCGCCCTTCCTCCGTCTCGAACCGAAGCGTCCCGCCGTGCCCCTGCACGACAATCTCGTGGCTGAGGGAGAGCCCCAACCCCGTGCCCTGCCCCGGTGGCTTCGTGGTGAAGAAGGGCTCGAAAATCCTGTCACGGGCACTCCCAGGGAGCCCTCTGCCATTGTCCCAAACCCGGATCTCCACACAGTGCTCAAGCGCTCGGGTCGAGACACGCACCCGAGGGATGACACCGGCCGTGTCCTGGCCGCTGGAGTGGAAACTCGCGGCGTAGAGGGCATTGTTCACCAGGTTCAGGATCACCCGGGCGATTCCCTGGGGCATCACCTCCACCTCCGGGAGCGCGGGATCGAACGCCTTTTCGATCAACACGTCGCCCGCCAGACTGCCGGTTCCCATCCCCTGGTACGCAAGGGTCACCTGTTGGTCGGCCAGGGCATTGAGATTCGTCAGCATCCGCTCGCCGGCCGCCGTCCGCGAGTGCAGCAACATCCCATTGATGATGTCGTTGGCCCGGCCGCCGTGCTGAACGATTCCCTTCGTGTTGCCCTTCAAGCGCTCCAGGAGACCGGCGACGCTTCCCAGCACCTCACCCACCCGCCGCTCGGAATGGGCCTGGAGTTCCGCCAGCAGCTCATCCACCAGCTCAGAGGAGAGCTCCGCGAAGTCCTTCACGAAGTTGATCGGATTTTTGATCTCGTGCGCGATGCCCGCCGTGAGATGCCCGAGCGATGCCATCTTCTCGGACTGAATCAGGATTTGCTGCGCCTGCTTGAGGTTCTCGAGGGTGACGCTCAGCTCGGAGTTCTTCGTCCGCAGCTCCGTGGTGCGCTCCTCGACCTTCTGCTCCAGCCGCTCATAGAGCCGCGCATTCACGATGGAGATGGCCACCTGGGAGGAGAGCAGTTGCAGAAACTCCACCCGGTCAGGGGTGAAGACGTCCGTGGCCAGGTTGTTCTCGAGATAGAGGATCCCCAGCAACTGCTTCTGGTGAATGAGCGGGGCGCAGAGCACGGACTTGGGCTTCCGCAGGGCGATGTTCGCATCCCCCGTGAACAGCCCTTCGCGCGCAGCGTCCCTCAGCACCACGCTCTCGCGCGTCCTCGCCACGTAGTTCACGATGGCGGGCGAGAGCCCCTCGCACTGCTCCACGGGCAGGGATTGCCTTCCCCTCACCGCCTGCTGGCCAGGCACGCCCTCGGCCTCCACCACCCACCGCTCCCCATCCTTCATGAGCAGGAAGCCGCAGCCCGCCCCGGCATTCTGGATCATGAACTCCATGGCCCGCGTGAGCAGCTGGCCGAGGACGATTTCTCCGGAGAGCACCTGCGACATCTGGATGGCCGTCTTGAGGTCCAACTCCACGGAGCTGGACACGGCAGCCATCCCCTCACGCCGCGCCTGAGACCCCGCCATGGACAAGGCCTGGGCCATGAACTGGGGGTACTGGCCCTCCAGCGCCCTCACCTTGGAGGTGGCCCCCCAGGTGAGATAGCCGAAGCGGGCATCCTGGAGGTACGAGGCCGCCAAGTTGTCGCGGCCTCGCTCCAGGTAGAACGCCGCCGCGCGCTCACAGGCGATGGCCATGTCATGCATGTACTCATGCTCGCGCGCCGCCTGGATGGCCTCGTCGTACCGCCGGGCGGCCTCACCTGGGTTGCCTTCCAACCGGGCCAGCTCCGCCTGGAGGAGCAGGGACTTGTGGCCCGTGTTCCGAGGACTGTGCAGGGCCCACCGCTTCAGCGTCCGCCGGGCCCGATCGATCCGCTTGAGGTAGAACCGCTTCGCCTCGCCCTGAGCGCCTGACACCAACGAGAGCGCCGAGAGCCCGCAGTAGAACGCGTGGAAATGAACGAAGCTGGCGCTGGGCTCGAGCATCGCCTTGTAGAGAGGGCTTTCAAGCCGCACGCCCAGCTCAACGACCTCCTCGTGCCGGCCGAACAGAAAGCCCACTTGGAGCTGGAGCAGGTAGTGCAGGCCCCGCTCCATGTCTTCGGAGATGGGCTCATCCGGCTCCAGCGAGTGCGCCCGGGAGCCGAGGACTTCGGGCTCCAACACCTGGAGATCCCTTGCCCAGCGTTGGGCGACCAACGCCGCCTCCACGATCTTGACCTCATCGGTGCGGCGGCCAAATTCGAGGTACCGCCGGGCCTCCTCGGCCGTCTCGGCAATGGGCGTATCGAGGAGACCGCAGAGCGTGTACAGCTTGAGGTCCATGCAGTACCCCAAGTGCACGAGATTGCCCGCCTCCCGGCTGCTCTGCATGGCTTCGTCCAGCAGCTCGACGTTGTCGCGGATGTGAGCGGCATACCCGTTGAAGTAGCACGCGAGAATGAAGAGCGTCTTGCACGTGACCGAGGCGTCATCGAACCGGCGGACCAGCGCCAGGGCGATCCTCCCGTACTTCACCCCCGCCTTCGGGTCGCGAAAGGCGGAGCTGCTCAACAAGCCGTAGCAGGCATAGGCGAATGAAGAGATCTCGGAGTTCCCGTAGCTCAGCGAGATGTCCATCATCTTGAGCACGAGCAACTCCACCAGGCTCTGGCGCTTGAGCACGAAGGCGGGAAACCAGAGACTGCTCAGCAGGTTCATGGCCTCCCGCATCTCGGGAGGAACCTGACCGGGCTGATTCAGGAGGTCCTCTGTGCTCCGGTTGTGCAGCTGCCACCGGACACGGGCCAGTTGCCAGAGGACCTCGGGCTGGCTGGGGTGAGCGGTCAGTTGGATCCCCAGAAGTTGCAGCGCCAGCACGCTGGTCTCCACCGCCTGCTCATACTTCGTCAGGTGCAGATACTGCACGGCCTGGGCGATGTAGATCTGCACCCGGTGCGTGGCGGTGCGCGCCTTCTCCAGCAGGAGCTCGAAGCGCCGGTCCGCATCGTGGAACCGGGTCGTGAGGTACTCGCACTGCGCCAGCTCCAGGTGGATCGCGTACGCCAGCCCATGGTGCTGTTCCCAGGCCGCCTCTCCGAGCAGCGAGGCGGCCACCGTCAGGTAGCTCCGCGCGGATTCGTAGGCGCTGGCCGCCTTGGCCTTGCGGCCAGCCGCCAGATTCAATTCCGCCACCTGCCTCCGCTCCTCGTCGCAGACCATCAGCGCCGCACCGGCATTGAGGTGGTTGACCACCCCAAACAGCTGCTCGTCCAGACGGCTCGGCGGCAGGTGCTGGCGCATGAGCCTCCCGATGGCGAGATGAACCTGCGCGCGGCGGGGCGCCTCGATCAGCAAGTAGGCTGCTTGCTGTACCCGGTCATGGAGGAACTCGTAGTGAACGGCGATGTCCTCCTCCCTCGGGCCTTCCTGTCCGGGGGCCGGCCCTTCCAGGAGCCTGTAGCTCTGGTCGAGCGGCAGAATCAGTCCTTCCTGGACCGCCTCCCAGAGCGCCTGGGCCGTCTCACGGGAGGTGCGCTCATAGGCAATGGCCAGGAGGGAGGAGTCGAACCTGTTGCCGATGCAGGCCGCCAACCTCAGCACCGCCTGCGTCTGGGGCAGCAGCTTCTGGAGCTTGCCCACCAGCAGATCGACGACGTTGTCCGTGATCTGCACCGCCCGCAGCTCGTTCAAATCCCATGTCCACCCGTGGCAGTCCCGATCGAACCGCAGCAAGCCGTCTTGGTGGAGCGCCTTGAGGAACTCGAGAACGAAGAAGGGATTGCCATGCGTCTTCTGATGGAGGAGCAGGGCCAACGGCTCTGTCTCCTCCTGCGTGCAGCTCAGGGTCTCGGCCATCCATCGGGCGAGTTCCTGAACGGAGAGCGGTGACAGCCGAAGGGACGTCACCCGCGTCTTGCACTTCTGGACCTCCGCCACCAGGTGCATGAGTGGGTGCGACGCATCCACTTCGTTATCGCGGTAGGTCCCCACCAACAGCAGGTAGCGGAGGTCCGCGTTCGAGACGAGGAACTGGAGCAGATCGAGCGAGGCCAGGTCCGCCCACTGCAAATCATCCAGGGCAATGACCAGCGGGTGCTCCCGCTTCGCAAAGACTTGAAGGAAGCGCTGAACCGCCTGCCGGAACCGGTTCCGGGCCTCCACGGGTGCCAGGGGCGGCAACGAAGGCTGGAGGCCAATGATGAGCGACACCTCGGGGAGGACGTCGGCGATGACTTCGGCCGAAGCCCCCAGCCCCTCCAGAAGCTGGGCCTTCCAAGAGGCCAGGCGGGCTTCGCCCTCGGCCAGCAGGTGCCGGATGAGTTGCTGGAACGCCTGGAGCAAGGACTTGTAGGGGGGCCCTTCCTTGAACTGCTCGAACTTTCCGGAGAGGAAGTAGCCATTCCGGTGGACGACGGGCTGGTGCAGCTCGTTCATCAGGGATGACTTGCCGGTGCCCGAATACCCAGAGACGAGGACCAGCTCCTTGGCGCCTTCCCCCATCCGCGCGAAGGCGTCCAGCAGCGCGCGCTGCTCGGTGCTCCGGCCATAGAGCCTTGGGGGCATCTGCAACCGATCCGGGATGTCCTGCTCCCCAGGACGGAAGCCGCCGAGCTCGCCGGCCTCCCGCCACCGGGCCAGGCATGTCTCGAGATCCACCCGCAGACCGTGGGCACTTTGGTAGCGCTCCTCGGCCGTCTTGGCCAACAGCTTCATCACCAAGTGGGAGAGCGGCAGCGGAATATCGCCCCTCAGCACATGCGGGGGCACGGGCTCCTGGGCGATGTGGCAGTACACCAGCTCCATGGGATCGGTGGACGTGAACGGCAGCCGCCCTGTCAGCACCTCGTAGAATGTGACTCCCAACGAGTAGAAGTCGGTCCGGTAATCAATCGCCCGGTTCATGCGCCCGGTCTGCTCCGGAGACATGTAGGCCAACGTGCCTTCAATCAACGGAGGGGGCGCGGCGGCTTGGTTCTCCCGGGGCACCTGCGAGGCAATGCCCAGACCTGTCATCCGGGCATCCCCACTCCTGGGATGAACCAGGATGTTGCCCGGATGGAGCTCCTTGTGGATTACCCCCTGGGCGTGCATCTGCTCCAGGGTCCCCGCGAGCTGGGCCGCCAACGGGAGGAAGGACTCCAGCGCCATGCGCCCCAGAGCGGCCCTCGCGCTCAGCGGCACGCCTCCGAAGTCCTCCAGCACGAGAGCGGGCCGGCCGTGCTGCTGGACCCATCCGAGGGCCTCCACCACCCCTGGCAGGTGCAGGTGCCGCGCCAGCTGATACTCGTGCTTGAGCAGGGAGATGTCCTGCGGGGACGGGTACTCCGCCGATGGCAGCTTGAGGAGAACGGGCTGTCCGTCCTCACTGCGGCGCCCCCGGTACGTGGTCGTCCGTGTCCCCAGTTGGAACACTTCGGTGACTTCGTAGCCCCCCACGAGGTGCATGTTCATTTCAGCACGCATTCTGGTTCACCGCTTGCCGATGATGATGAACCGCTCCCCCATGGAGTCCCATCCCCCGTGCCCGCCATAGGAGCACCACCCTAAATTGACCGCGAGGAAGCCGCTGTGCGCCAGACCACAGGCAATCCGTGAAGCCGTTCATACCCCCCTCCCTGTCTCCCAGGAGAAGCATGTGGCGAAGCATGGCGCACGCGGTCAACGCGCATTATGTCGGGCATCGGCCACACACGCCCTTTGGGTGAATCCCTCCGCGGAACATCGGGCAGGCCGAGCCTCCCTCTCTCAAGGAATCTGAAATGGACTCGACGGAACTTCGCTCCCTCCAGGCGCCCCTCAAGGACAAGTACCGCGCCAATCCGGCCGCGGCGGTGGTCACCCTCAAGGCCCAGGGCACGCTGGACAGCCAGTCCATCGCCTGCAAGGTCGAGACGGGCAAGGCCCTCGCGATCGCGGGGCTGCACCCGGCCACGGGCGGCTCGGGCGTTGAGCTCTGCTCGGGGGACATGCTGCTCGAGGCCCTCGTGGCCTGTGCCGGGGTGACCCTCAAGGCCGTCTCGACCGCGCTGGAGATTCCGCTGCGCCACGGGCTCGTGCGCGCCGAGGGCGACCTCGACTTTCGGGGCACGCTCGGCGTCGACAAGTCCGCGCCGGTCGGCTTCCGGGCCATTCGCCTCTCGTTCGAGCTCGACACCGATGTGCCCCAGGAGAAGATCGATCAGCTCCTGAAGCTCACCGAGCGCTACTGCGTCGTGTTCCAGACCCTGAACCACCGTCCGGAGCTGAGCGCGGAAGTCCGCAAGCGCTGAGCGGACACGCCCACCTTCAGGCCGCTCCGTCCGGACGAAAAGGAGCGCAGGAGGGCCAGGAGGGTTCAGGGATGCTCGGAGGTCGGCGAGCGATGGGCGGGAAAGGACGGCAGGTAACAGGCCCCCTTCCAGTCATAAGCCTCCTCTTTACACGGCTGATAGGCGTCGCGAAGGGCATACCAACACCCGCCTCGGATCTCGACCTCGCCGTTCCGGTTACACGGCGGCCGGCGCTGCCCCAGAAAGGGCCTCTCGGGAATCGGCAGCCCCAGGCCAGGCCCCAGACGGGCGGTCTCCACGGGGGCCGCGAACGCCACGGGGGCCGTCGCCGCGCTGTCCCCCATCGCCGTCACCCCTCCGTCCCGGCTCTCTCCATCCCACTCCACCCACACCCGCTCCGAGTTCTCGGGCTCCCCCCTTCTCGACAGCCACTCGCTCACCATCGGCCCCAGAAACAACCCCGCCACCATCACCGCCAGACTTCCCGCCCACACCCCGTCCAGTGCCGGTGGCCATCGGCTCACTTGAAGGGGCCGCTCCGTCTCCCATCGTTCCTCTTCCTCGAGCAAGGGGACGGGAGACGGCGAGGCGCGGTGAACCTCCCAGGCGTTGCCTTCGCTCCGCTTGGCCCACTCCGGCACCCCCGACGCCTTCACCCCCAGCGCACGGTCCGCCCCAGGCCCCGCCCTCTGCGCCGCCTCCTCCAGCGCCTGCGCCGCCTCCCTCGCGCTGCCCTTGAACCGCTCCATCGCCGACACCGCGCACAACTGCAGCACCAGCGCATCCAACTCCGGACTCACCCTCGGGTTGAGCGCACTCGGCGGCCTCGGCCCCGGCCCCTCCTGCCCCCACACCTCCGCCCCCTCTCCCTCCGGCTCCGTCGGCGGTGGGTACTCCCCCGTCACCATCCGGTACGCCGTGATTCCCAGCGCGAACAAGTCATCGCACGCGCTCGCCTCGTACCTGGCTGTCGGGTGCCTCCAGAACAACTCCTGGAACGCCCACGCCTCCGGGCTCCGGTACGCTGGCGTCCCCGGCGGCAGCACCTGCCACGTCAGCGTCGCCGCTCCTCGGTAGTCCCCTGCCCCGTAGTCCATCAGGTACGGGTGCCCCTCCCTTCCCTGCACCAGCACGTTGTCCCCCTTCACGTCCCGGTGCACTCCCCCCGCCTCGTGCGTGTCCCCCAGCGCATGCGCCACCCGCGCCAGCACCCTCAACGCTTGTCTCGATGAGGCCTGCTGGCTCGCCGTCCATTCGTACAGGGGCACCCCTTCCACCCACTGCATCACCAGGTACGGGAACACTCCTCGGCGGTGCTGCCACAATCCCTGCCCGTGCAACACCGGCACATACGCCGAACGGATCCGCGTCAGCAGCGACGCCTCTCGCTCAAAGCGCTCATCCCCCACGTGCAGCGCCATCTTCAGCGCGTACGCCCCCTCCTCCCCCTCCCTCTCTACCCGGTACACCGTGCCCGACGTGCCTCGGCCCCTCCAGCCCGTCACTCGCCACGGACCTACCTTCGTCCCTATCGGCAGCGAGGCTGGATCCGGCTCCATCCCCGGCAGCGTCCTGTTCATGGGCATCCCTCTGCCCATACACCCTACTCCATGGGTGGACCTCGTGCACCCAGCCCATCAAGTCCCTTCGGTCATCCACCCTTTTGAGCCCTGACGGAGATCAGGGCTGCCCCGAGGTCGGCGTGCGATGGGCGGGAAAGGACGGCACGTAACAGGCCCCCTTCCAGTCATAGGCGTCCTCCTTGCACGGGGACCTGACACGGGCCAGCTCGTACCAGCACCCGCCTCGGATCTCCGCCTCGCCGCTCCGGTAACAAGGGGGTTTGCGCTGACCCGGAAAGGGCATCTCGGGAATCGGCAATCCCAAGCCAGGCCTCATCCGGGTGACCTCCACGGGGGCCGCGAATGCCACGGGGACCGTCGCCGCGCTGTCCCCCATCGCCGTCACCCCTCCGTCCCGGCTCTCTCCATCCCACTCCACCCACACCCGCTCCGAGTCCTCGGGTTCCCACCTTCTCGACAGCCACCCGCTCACCATCGGCCCCAGAAACAACCCCGCCACCATCACCGCCAGACTTCCCGCCCACACCCCATCCAGCGCCGGTGGCCATCGCCTCCTCCCACTCGCCTCCGGCGGACGCGCGGTCTCCCATCTCCCCCGCTCCTCCATGGCTGGGGAAGGCGAGGCGCGGTGAACCTCCCAGGCGTTGCCTTCGCTCCGCTTGGCCCACTCCGGCACCCCCGACGCCTTCACCCCCAGCGCACGGTCCGCCCCAGGCCCCGCCCTCTGCGCCGCCTCCTCCAGCGCCTGCGCCGCCTCCCTCGCGCTGCCCTTGAACCGCTCCATCGCCGACACCGCACACAACTGCAGCACCAGCGCATCCAACTCCGGACTCACCCTCGGGTTGAGCGCACTCGGCGGCCTCGGCCCTGGCCCCTCCTGCCCCCACACCTCCGCCCCCTCTCCCTCCGGCTCCGTCGGCGGTGGGTACTCCCCCGTCACCATCCGGTACGCCGTGATTCCCAGCGCGAACAAGTCATCGCACGCGCTCGCCTCGTACCTGGCTGTCGGGTGCCTCCAGAACAACTCCTGGAACGCCCACGCCTCCGGGCTCCGGTACGCTGGCGTCCCCGGCGGCAGCACCTGCCACGTCAGCGTCGCCGCTCCTCGGTAGTCCCCTGCCCCGTAGTCCATCAGGTACGGGTGCCCCTCCCTTCCCTGCACCAGCACGTTGTCCCCCTTCACGTCCCGGTGCACTCCCCCCGCCTCGTGCGTGTCCCCCAGCGCATGCGCCACCCGCGCCAGCACCCTCAACGCTTGTCTCGATGAGGCCTGCTGGCTCGCCGTCCATTCGTACAGGGGCACCCCTTCCACCCACTGCATCACCAGGTACGGGAACACTCCTCGGCGGTGCTGCCACAATCCCTGCCCGTGCAACACCGGCACA
Protein-coding sequences here:
- a CDS encoding serine/threonine protein kinase; this encodes MNRTLPGMEPDPASLPIGTKVGPWRVTGWRGRGTSGTVYRVEREGEEGAYALKMALHVGDERFEREASLLTRIRSAYVPVLHGQGLWQHRRGVFPYLVMQWVEGVPLYEWTASQQASSRQALRVLARVAHALGDTHEAGGVHRDVKGDNVLVQGREGHPYLMDYGAGDYRGAATLTWQVLPPGTPAYRSPEAWAFQELFWRHPTARYEASACDDLFALGITAYRMVTGEYPPPTEPEGEGAEVWGQEGPGPRPPSALNPRVSPELDALVLQLCAVSAMERFKGSAREAAQALEEAAQRAGPGADRALGVKASGVPEWAKRSEGNAWEVHRASPSPAMEERGRWETARPPEASGRRRWPPALDGVWAGSLAVMVAGLFLGPMVSGWLSRRWEPEDSERVWVEWDGESRDGGVTAMGDSAATVPVAFAAPVEVTRMRPGLGLPIPEMPFPGQRKPPCYRSGEAEIRGGCWYELARVRSPCKEDAYDWKGACYVPSFPAHRTPTSGQP